A window from Terriglobia bacterium encodes these proteins:
- a CDS encoding OmpA family protein, producing the protein MIKTPAAHGTVRSGIEYWPSYVDILTTVLMVFVLQNFLQTTLNIDSFESARLREEQRQLTELMQKEFQEETARHKVTLDDSKLNMLQVRFSEEVLFASGEYHLAPKGREMLGKCARALRSGAGAIDFKQIEVEGHTDKQPLNRSAYPRNNWELSAARAIEVVRFMMERGIPPDKLSAGGYAEFHPVENSPWHQSHNRRIELRVLFATPDQLPARGQ; encoded by the coding sequence ATGATCAAGACTCCTGCGGCTCACGGAACGGTCCGGTCCGGCATTGAATATTGGCCGAGCTATGTCGATATTCTCACCACCGTGCTCATGGTTTTTGTGCTGCAGAATTTTCTTCAGACAACCCTCAATATTGACAGCTTCGAAAGCGCCCGTCTTCGCGAGGAGCAAAGGCAGTTGACCGAGCTTATGCAAAAAGAATTTCAAGAAGAGACTGCGCGGCACAAGGTCACTCTGGATGATTCGAAGCTCAACATGCTTCAGGTCCGTTTCAGCGAAGAGGTCCTGTTCGCGTCCGGGGAATACCACCTGGCGCCCAAGGGCCGCGAAATGCTCGGCAAATGCGCTCGCGCTCTGCGCTCAGGCGCCGGCGCCATCGATTTCAAGCAGATCGAAGTGGAAGGCCACACAGACAAGCAGCCCCTGAATCGGAGCGCTTATCCCCGAAACAATTGGGAGTTATCGGCCGCGCGAGCCATTGAGGTTGTGCGCTTCATGATGGAACGGGGCATACCGCCGGACAAGCTCTCTGCCGGCGGATACGCGGAATTCCATCCGGTGGAGAATTCTCCGTGGCATCAGAGCCACAATCGAAGGATCGAATTGCGGGTCCTTTTCGCTACCCCCGACCAACTGCCGGCGAGGGGCCAATGA
- a CDS encoding MotA/TolQ/ExbB proton channel family protein, which translates to MENSLASAWPYFIAGIFLLCAIASWQALRHTRRYNVTETEALEYIAGKLKRSQNLDSAEEDEQDRAAEEMDGEEWAGEGPADNADEVKSGAEVKIGAAGEKKSEEKKTPARLMSTETLLEGLSRRTVIADRLELIKRMRESQVKVSLSALQQMTLAREASSKSLSLPSYAASLSMMLGLLGTVIGLAIMVQQIDLGLPADVRSVTLNSWMASIAHIRGVLDGMRTAFSATMAGITSAIILSWLNHRLGHAQSAFLDRLDRFTTEDLFPATVPATEDDSLLEKVSLQLETSFSRLDDIARNNQETLVELNAIEKGFVEIVGTIRDSNKAETSERIQTLIGKTSGVIEQVADLNKSLMMVAETLPGVVSQVAQSNQNSLNHMDLMVRSYESQRTQAEQSNMVRIDRLIRAYEQQRSLMSWPLQVKLIFGFLVVSDLALLGYALFK; encoded by the coding sequence ATGGAGAATAGTCTGGCATCAGCGTGGCCTTACTTTATTGCCGGTATTTTTTTGCTCTGTGCGATTGCGTCATGGCAGGCATTGCGGCATACACGGCGATATAACGTCACTGAAACGGAGGCCCTGGAGTATATCGCCGGCAAGCTCAAGCGATCGCAAAACCTGGATTCGGCGGAAGAGGACGAGCAAGATCGCGCCGCGGAAGAAATGGATGGGGAAGAATGGGCCGGAGAGGGGCCGGCGGACAATGCCGACGAAGTAAAAAGCGGTGCGGAAGTAAAAATAGGGGCCGCAGGAGAGAAAAAGAGCGAGGAGAAAAAAACGCCGGCGCGCCTCATGTCGACCGAGACGCTGCTGGAGGGGCTCTCGCGGAGGACAGTGATCGCCGACCGGCTGGAGCTGATCAAGCGCATGCGCGAGTCCCAGGTCAAAGTGAGCCTAAGCGCGCTGCAGCAGATGACCCTCGCGCGCGAAGCTTCGTCCAAATCGCTTTCCCTGCCGTCCTACGCGGCAAGCCTTTCCATGATGCTGGGATTGCTGGGCACCGTAATCGGACTGGCCATCATGGTGCAGCAGATCGATCTCGGCCTTCCTGCCGATGTCAGGAGCGTGACCCTGAATTCCTGGATGGCGTCCATCGCTCACATCCGGGGTGTTCTCGACGGCATGCGAACCGCGTTCAGCGCCACCATGGCCGGCATTACCTCCGCCATCATTCTCTCCTGGCTCAATCACCGTCTGGGCCATGCGCAATCAGCTTTTCTCGACCGCCTTGACCGGTTCACCACGGAAGACCTGTTTCCCGCCACCGTGCCCGCAACGGAAGATGACAGTCTGCTGGAAAAGGTCAGCCTGCAACTGGAAACCAGTTTCAGCCGCCTCGATGACATAGCGCGGAACAACCAGGAGACCCTGGTGGAACTCAACGCTATTGAGAAGGGCTTTGTGGAGATCGTCGGCACGATTCGCGACTCAAACAAGGCCGAGACCTCCGAACGCATCCAGACCCTCATCGGCAAAACTTCCGGCGTGATCGAGCAGGTAGCGGACCTGAATAAGTCACTGATGATGGTTGCGGAAACGCTTCCGGGCGTTGTTTCCCAGGTCGCGCAATCGAACCAGAATAGCTTGAACCACATGGATCTGATGGTTCGTTCTTATGAAAGCCAGCGAACGCAGGCAGAGCAGTCCAACATGGTCAGGATCGACCGCCTGATCCGCGCATACGAGCAGCAGCGCAGCCTTATGTCGTGGCCTCTGCAGGTGAAGTTGATCTTTGGTTTTCTGGTGGTCTCCGATCTTGCGCTGTTAGGCTATGCGCTTTTCAAGTAG
- a CDS encoding caspase family protein, producing the protein MSALFHRGHALLIGVGGDLPCTIRDVEGLRNILVNPKRCAYPPDQVRLLTEENASVEGIRVELKRLAKVIEKEKQGSTVIVYFSGHGGYVQSSEGDAYSLVAYGYGGNQFRKTTMHGREFTALLEDIRAERLLLVLDCCHAGGIELPLAKGSAYKELSPQVRTILASKKGRAVLASSTGAELSWTGKPYSAFTHSLLEALCGEGNPRRDGFVRIGDLVTYTSQQVPRKTNDRQHPTFDFKSDNFEIAYYGGGDNRVEPLPFEKFVPEAALEQELLPAVAPEGIINQQLIVGHRGSIKKIGLTYEGPAEAIPGVVNKDILKQTEGNLDLCGAEIKIPPGGRRSTRSKRSRHGE; encoded by the coding sequence ATGAGCGCGCTATTTCATCGAGGCCATGCTTTATTGATCGGGGTGGGCGGCGACCTTCCGTGCACAATACGGGACGTTGAGGGGCTGCGCAACATCCTGGTCAATCCCAAACGTTGTGCTTATCCGCCCGATCAGGTCCGCCTGCTGACGGAAGAAAACGCCTCGGTTGAGGGTATTCGCGTCGAGCTGAAGCGATTGGCCAAAGTCATTGAAAAAGAGAAGCAAGGTTCCACCGTAATCGTCTACTTTTCCGGTCATGGCGGCTATGTGCAATCGAGTGAGGGTGACGCTTACTCTCTCGTCGCATACGGATACGGCGGCAATCAATTTCGGAAAACCACCATGCATGGTAGAGAGTTCACAGCGCTGCTGGAAGATATCCGGGCGGAAAGATTACTGCTGGTGCTGGATTGCTGCCATGCCGGCGGGATCGAGTTGCCCCTGGCCAAAGGGTCGGCATACAAAGAATTGTCACCCCAGGTGCGGACGATTCTGGCCAGTAAGAAGGGCCGGGCCGTGCTGGCCTCATCGACGGGCGCGGAACTCTCATGGACAGGCAAGCCCTACAGCGCGTTTACCCACTCTCTTCTGGAGGCGCTGTGCGGGGAGGGCAATCCGCGGCGTGATGGCTTTGTACGCATCGGCGACCTGGTTACCTATACGAGCCAACAGGTCCCCCGCAAAACCAATGACCGTCAACACCCCACATTCGATTTCAAGTCCGACAATTTCGAGATCGCCTACTACGGAGGCGGCGACAACCGGGTTGAGCCGTTGCCGTTCGAAAAATTCGTGCCGGAAGCCGCTCTCGAACAGGAGCTGTTACCAGCCGTGGCGCCGGAAGGAATAATCAATCAGCAGTTGATAGTGGGTCATCGAGGCTCCATTAAGAAGATCGGGCTGACTTACGAAGGCCCGGCGGAGGCGATCCCAGGAGTCGTTAATAAGGACATTCTCAAGCAGACTGAAGGCAATCTCGATCTTTGTGGCGCCGAGATCAAGATTCCCCCGGGCGGCCGCCGCTCCACTCGGTCCAAGAGGAGCCGCCATGGAGAATAG
- a CDS encoding tetratricopeptide repeat protein yields the protein MTQSKDPAWDKERTAEDSTEVPWRQEVGQPLNDAAPEQPSACRETAYGSLARFEVLANRYQVVRLIGMGGMGEVYEVEDLDIHDHLALKIMRIEVACDAQAASRFKQEIRLLRQINHPNVCRVFDVGYHQSSLHGPQPTIFFTMELLRGKTLAEYLQESGPLHASEALPLLEQIVNGLEAVHQAGIVHRDLKSSNIILVQAGQGIRPVISDFGLALASSTERPSQSAPGESLVGTPEYIAPEQLEGAEVTAATDIYSLGVVIYYMITGKYPFTGDSRRSIALQRLETPPVPPRVYLPDIDPCWEFVILRCLKADPKERFLRSSEISEVLRKKIAVSIEHVEHGQTTFREKKPGRAWMAVLAGVLLCGALVVALLLNSFRTNSSQVARKSDRRVAVLPFTVIKNDPESQAFANGLAETMAASISQLARGHSFQIIPMAELRARQITTVEKAREEFGTDVVVTGSLQRSGQLVRVTVVLIDAAAQKQLGGDTVDFARDDPFALEDRIVANVLAMLEIKPTRDEEARLISHGTVYPQAYSNYLKGRGYLQDYEKPESIESAIEILSSTLNLDPNYGSSYAALGEAYWLKYENLHNKDLVRQAREACERSVRLQPGMAEAHSCLGNVYEGTGQFEKAAEEFNLARELDPADAGAYRGLAKAYESLRQPQKAEDILHQAIRLMPQYWGGYSQLGAFYYRQARYEEAAAMFQKVISLAPDNYRGYSNLGGIYLSQGRYNDAVPLFRRSTTIQPSEDSLSNLATSYFHLRQFAEASNYYDQAIKLNQQDYTMWGNLASAQYREPDTRTAAMASYRQAILLAERDLGVNPKKADVLGNLADYYSMLGDREKSLRCLHRALALAPNDAWLKKRAGEVYNQLGETDAALEWLSKAVAGGYSRTLLRDTPVLDNLRGDRRFQKLLLQN from the coding sequence ATGACCCAATCGAAGGATCCTGCCTGGGACAAAGAAAGAACAGCTGAGGATTCTACTGAAGTCCCCTGGCGGCAAGAGGTCGGACAGCCCTTGAATGATGCTGCCCCGGAGCAGCCCTCTGCTTGCCGGGAGACGGCTTATGGCTCTCTCGCGCGCTTTGAAGTGCTCGCCAATCGCTATCAGGTTGTGCGATTGATAGGTATGGGAGGAATGGGAGAAGTATATGAAGTTGAAGACCTCGATATTCATGATCATCTTGCTTTGAAAATCATGCGGATTGAGGTGGCTTGTGATGCTCAGGCTGCCTCACGATTTAAGCAGGAGATCCGGTTACTGCGCCAAATAAACCATCCGAATGTATGCAGAGTTTTCGATGTGGGATACCATCAAAGCAGCCTGCATGGCCCACAACCAACCATTTTCTTTACCATGGAGTTGCTGCGGGGCAAAACTCTGGCCGAATATTTGCAGGAATCCGGCCCACTCCATGCATCGGAAGCCTTGCCTCTGCTGGAGCAGATCGTAAACGGCCTTGAGGCTGTGCACCAGGCAGGCATTGTCCATCGTGATTTAAAAAGCAGCAACATCATTCTTGTGCAGGCTGGCCAGGGAATTCGTCCCGTGATCAGTGATTTTGGCTTGGCCCTTGCATCTTCAACCGAACGCCCGTCTCAGTCTGCGCCGGGCGAATCGCTTGTGGGAACTCCTGAGTACATAGCGCCCGAGCAGCTCGAAGGGGCTGAAGTGACTGCCGCAACCGATATCTATTCTTTAGGCGTCGTCATTTATTACATGATCACGGGGAAATACCCTTTTACCGGCGATTCCCGCCGCTCAATTGCTCTGCAGCGGCTGGAAACACCTCCGGTTCCACCTCGTGTGTATCTTCCTGATATTGATCCTTGCTGGGAATTCGTAATTTTGCGCTGCCTGAAAGCGGACCCAAAGGAGCGTTTTCTCCGCTCGAGTGAAATCAGCGAGGTGCTACGCAAAAAGATTGCCGTATCTATAGAACACGTAGAACATGGTCAGACCACTTTCCGCGAGAAAAAGCCGGGTCGCGCCTGGATGGCGGTCTTGGCTGGGGTGCTGCTGTGCGGAGCTCTCGTGGTTGCATTGTTGTTGAACAGTTTCCGGACAAACTCATCTCAAGTTGCCAGAAAAAGTGATCGGCGTGTGGCGGTGCTGCCGTTTACCGTGATCAAGAACGACCCTGAAAGCCAGGCATTTGCCAATGGCCTGGCAGAAACCATGGCGGCCAGCATCTCGCAATTGGCGCGGGGGCATTCTTTCCAGATCATTCCAATGGCGGAGTTGCGGGCGCGGCAAATTACAACGGTGGAAAAGGCTCGGGAGGAGTTTGGCACTGATGTGGTGGTAACAGGGAGCCTGCAGAGGTCCGGACAGCTTGTGCGCGTGACGGTGGTTTTGATCGATGCTGCGGCCCAGAAGCAGTTGGGCGGTGATACAGTCGATTTTGCCCGTGATGATCCCTTTGCCTTGGAAGACCGCATCGTGGCCAATGTACTGGCCATGCTGGAGATCAAACCTACCAGAGACGAGGAAGCGCGGCTCATTAGCCATGGCACGGTTTATCCGCAGGCCTATAGCAACTATCTCAAAGGTCGCGGCTATCTGCAGGACTACGAAAAACCGGAGAGCATTGAAAGCGCCATTGAGATACTTTCCAGCACGCTCAACCTCGACCCGAACTATGGCAGCTCCTACGCTGCTCTGGGTGAGGCATATTGGTTAAAATACGAAAACCTGCACAATAAGGATTTGGTGCGCCAGGCGCGGGAAGCATGCGAACGTTCAGTCCGGCTACAACCCGGAATGGCGGAAGCGCATTCCTGTCTCGGCAATGTATATGAAGGTACTGGACAGTTCGAGAAGGCAGCCGAAGAGTTCAACCTTGCTCGGGAACTCGATCCAGCCGACGCGGGCGCTTACCGCGGTCTGGCAAAAGCTTACGAATCTTTGAGGCAGCCCCAGAAAGCCGAAGATATTCTTCATCAGGCAATCCGCTTAATGCCACAGTATTGGGGCGGATACAGCCAACTGGGCGCCTTCTATTACCGTCAGGCGCGGTATGAAGAAGCGGCTGCCATGTTTCAAAAGGTTATTTCATTAGCGCCCGACAATTACCGTGGATATAGCAATCTCGGCGGCATTTACCTGTCGCAAGGCCGTTATAACGACGCAGTACCGCTTTTTCGGCGGTCGACCACCATTCAGCCCAGTGAAGATTCACTTTCGAATCTTGCGACCTCGTACTTTCATCTGCGTCAGTTTGCTGAGGCGTCCAATTATTACGATCAAGCCATCAAGCTGAACCAGCAGGACTATACCATGTGGGGCAATCTTGCTTCTGCACAATACAGGGAGCCAGATACCCGGACGGCCGCTATGGCCTCTTATCGCCAGGCCATTCTGCTCGCCGAGCGCGATCTCGGCGTGAATCCTAAAAAAGCCGATGTGCTTGGCAATCTTGCAGACTATTACTCCATGCTAGGCGACAGGGAGAAGTCCCTGCGCTGTCTCCACCGAGCTCTCGCGCTCGCACCGAACGATGCATGGCTGAAAAAGCGCGCCGGCGAAGTCTATAACCAACTCGGCGAAACCGATGCCGCATTGGAGTGGCTGAGCAAAGCTGTCGCCGGCGGGTATTCCCGGACTCTGCTGCGCGATACGCCAGTGCTCGACAACCTGCGCGGCGATCGTCGCTTTCAAAAGCTGTTGCTGCAGAACTAA
- a CDS encoding sigma 54-interacting transcriptional regulator, which yields MPYLVVSLGDVAHKEFAFPAVDLITIGRSLRNDIALPQASRRISRFHAAVVRCDGSDNTYFIRDLGSACSIQIDGVNVDRKILADGDIIHIAEYRVQYFSRNQLRKRSSPLRVVHRRPQRPADRSTTQISGAVLSKDAAFPERQELLEELRRQSSRATPLPELITQTMRLLLPVLKADRGFVRIFLNDNWDQTHDMGITGLKDHEEIEITDESFMERLKRGEVVIEETTMLVPILSKKTLKGFFCIDWNFPDASLLDNTGKFLIALGAEIASHSFILADNETKTHSKERFRWPAHMVGKSRQMERLTREVQQAAASDINVLLIGETGTGKELVAREVHKLSGKRQGPFEARHCGQVTESLAEIDIFGYGPKSGISGARPEGAPGWFQLANGGTLFLDEIHTLSPVMQDKFLRVLQEKEVRPYAVTTPVPVDVKVIAATDVDLEAAMLQGTFRKPLYFRFGIRLHLPSLRERKEDILLLAFYFLDNYADELKANTRSISRRALSKLVEYDWPGNVRELENLIRKAIHPEKKILFSWDLEPDDSTKAMNSLIPSPKISRSSKRANKILKPMTEVEKEKIMEALEATRGNITQTAGILGFSRQTLVNKMDSFGIPRNYGDVESAQDE from the coding sequence ATGCCCTACCTGGTAGTTTCCCTGGGCGACGTGGCACACAAAGAATTCGCCTTCCCAGCCGTTGATCTCATCACGATCGGGCGTTCTCTCAGAAACGATATAGCTCTACCGCAGGCCAGCCGCAGAATCTCGCGTTTCCATGCAGCCGTCGTGCGTTGCGATGGTTCCGACAACACATACTTTATCCGGGACCTGGGAAGCGCGTGTTCGATTCAGATAGATGGCGTCAATGTCGATCGAAAAATACTTGCGGATGGAGACATCATCCATATTGCCGAGTATAGGGTCCAGTATTTCAGCCGTAATCAACTTCGGAAGCGCAGCAGCCCTCTCCGGGTGGTCCATCGGAGGCCCCAAAGGCCTGCGGACCGGAGCACCACGCAAATCAGCGGCGCCGTCCTATCCAAAGATGCTGCGTTTCCGGAAAGACAGGAACTACTGGAAGAGCTACGACGGCAAAGCAGCAGAGCGACGCCGCTTCCGGAGCTTATTACTCAAACCATGAGGCTGCTGCTGCCCGTTTTGAAAGCTGATCGCGGGTTTGTGAGAATTTTTCTGAACGACAATTGGGACCAAACCCATGATATGGGCATCACTGGTCTTAAAGACCATGAAGAAATTGAAATCACCGATGAGAGCTTCATGGAAAGATTGAAAAGGGGTGAAGTGGTGATCGAAGAAACCACCATGCTTGTTCCCATCCTTTCTAAAAAGACTCTGAAAGGTTTCTTTTGCATTGACTGGAACTTTCCCGACGCCTCGCTTTTGGACAATACAGGCAAGTTCCTGATCGCCTTAGGCGCCGAAATAGCCTCCCATTCTTTTATTTTGGCTGATAACGAAACCAAGACACACTCTAAGGAACGTTTTCGGTGGCCTGCCCATATGGTGGGTAAAAGTCGGCAGATGGAGCGGCTTACCCGAGAAGTGCAACAGGCCGCCGCCTCTGACATCAATGTATTGCTGATCGGCGAGACTGGAACAGGCAAGGAACTGGTTGCACGTGAAGTGCATAAGCTCTCGGGAAAAAGACAGGGCCCTTTTGAAGCGCGCCATTGCGGACAAGTCACCGAGAGCCTTGCCGAAATAGATATATTCGGCTATGGCCCTAAATCCGGTATTTCCGGTGCCCGGCCAGAGGGTGCGCCCGGATGGTTTCAGTTAGCCAACGGCGGCACTCTTTTTCTGGACGAAATTCATACTCTCAGTCCAGTGATGCAAGATAAGTTTTTACGGGTGCTGCAGGAAAAAGAGGTGCGCCCTTATGCTGTAACCACTCCTGTTCCGGTTGACGTAAAGGTGATAGCCGCCACTGACGTTGATCTTGAAGCAGCGATGCTGCAAGGGACATTCCGCAAGCCGCTTTATTTTCGTTTTGGCATCAGGCTACATCTGCCTTCCCTGCGGGAGCGGAAAGAAGATATTCTCTTACTGGCATTCTATTTTCTGGACAACTATGCCGATGAACTGAAAGCGAATACTCGGTCTATTTCCCGGCGCGCGCTTTCTAAACTGGTTGAATATGATTGGCCGGGCAATGTGCGGGAATTGGAAAATCTGATTCGCAAGGCCATTCATCCAGAGAAGAAAATTTTATTCTCCTGGGACCTGGAACCGGACGATTCCACCAAGGCGATGAACTCCTTAATCCCTTCGCCAAAGATATCCCGATCCTCAAAACGGGCAAATAAGATTTTAAAACCGATGACCGAGGTGGAAAAAGAAAAAATCATGGAGGCCCTGGAAGCAACCCGCGGCAACATTACACAAACCGCCGGTATTCTGGGATTTAGCCGACAAACACTAGTTAACAAAATGGACTCTTTCGGCATACCCCGCAATTATGGCGATGTGGAAAGTGCTCAGGACGAATAA
- a CDS encoding transposase, with product MRYRDPLKQILEQTRWYWDHDGVPSHVRTAFRKVLQCRTPALGAEVFASENGELIVYHTCKSRACPSCGHWATMKWQRERLAALPPVVYKGITFTMPKALWRLFRDNRPLADALPALAAGAIAALTLAKYGLRTGVITILHTFNGHLEFNSHVHTMITAGGLKASYDSWLARVFYDNDFLMKLWRRAVLDLLSTAHCAGVLRTNMTSEELAAVLLEQERWWSVKIQSFNSIEHFLQYAGRYARRPPIAQRRIIKIEKGSITFWAKDKKLKRVVAIQRSPEEFIDLWVQHLLKHYQHTVRYFGLFAPRSVNRLFDAIFNAIGQKRQPRPMPLRWADSRKQLSGRDPLLDPAGQRMQWVRRLEAQATV from the coding sequence ATGAGATATCGAGACCCGCTGAAGCAGATCTTGGAGCAGACACGCTGGTACTGGGATCACGACGGCGTTCCCTCGCACGTGCGGACCGCGTTTCGCAAAGTCCTTCAATGCCGCACGCCTGCGCTCGGCGCAGAGGTTTTTGCCTCAGAAAATGGTGAACTGATCGTTTACCACACCTGTAAATCCCGAGCCTGCCCAAGCTGCGGCCACTGGGCCACAATGAAGTGGCAGCGGGAGCGTCTAGCAGCTCTGCCACCCGTTGTCTATAAAGGGATTACCTTTACAATGCCGAAGGCTCTCTGGCGGCTTTTCCGTGACAATCGGCCTCTTGCCGACGCGTTGCCAGCGCTTGCTGCGGGGGCAATAGCAGCCCTGACACTTGCCAAGTACGGGTTGCGCACAGGCGTTATCACGATCCTCCACACCTTTAATGGGCACTTGGAATTCAACTCTCATGTGCACACTATGATCACCGCCGGAGGACTAAAGGCCTCCTATGATTCCTGGTTGGCTCGCGTATTTTACGACAACGATTTTTTGATGAAGCTGTGGCGGAGGGCGGTATTAGATTTACTCAGCACCGCCCACTGCGCTGGCGTGCTCAGAACGAACATGACATCTGAAGAACTGGCGGCCGTGCTCTTGGAGCAGGAACGCTGGTGGAGCGTTAAGATCCAATCTTTTAACTCAATAGAGCACTTTCTTCAATATGCAGGAAGGTATGCCCGGCGCCCGCCCATCGCACAGCGACGTATCATTAAAATCGAGAAGGGAAGTATCACGTTTTGGGCCAAAGATAAGAAATTGAAGCGAGTGGTTGCAATCCAGCGTTCACCGGAAGAGTTCATCGATCTTTGGGTTCAGCATCTCCTAAAGCACTACCAACACACTGTTCGGTACTTCGGGCTGTTTGCTCCTCGGAGCGTTAACCGGCTCTTCGATGCGATTTTCAACGCAATCGGCCAAAAGCGCCAACCTCGTCCCATGCCGCTACGTTGGGCCGATTCCCGCAAGCAACTGTCCGGACGGGACCCACTCCTCGATCCGGCTGGGCAGCGGATGCAGTGGGTGCGACGGCTCGAAGCGCAAGCCACAGTTTAA